In a genomic window of Vigna angularis cultivar LongXiaoDou No.4 chromosome 6, ASM1680809v1, whole genome shotgun sequence:
- the LOC108341224 gene encoding uncharacterized protein LOC108341224 isoform X2 has protein sequence MANQSSPSPSPSPSPPRRRTPPPTPQYVEVNCASSGMKRRFAMGTDAGFAVALINRKLKGKVVPASHIEAVKDGEEPIAFGPTSFLSDFGDGWKLQTVTLTDLSSEVRNGEFQQMRMQAPGLVAGVPGTARSVSNPITFVYIVKIMFAFILIFVLGAIFTLFLDNLPAFILFLKSI, from the exons ATGGCTAATCAGTCGTCACCGTCGCCGTCACCGTCGCCGTCACCCCCACGGCGGAGAACTCCTCCACCAACTCCT CAGTACGTGGAGGTTAATTGCGCAAGTTCTGGGATGAAACGGCGGTTCGCGATGGGGACCGACGCGGGGTTTGCGGTGGCACTTATCAATCGGAAGTTGAAGGGAAAGGTGGTGCCTGCGTCGCACATAGAAGCAGTGAAGGATGGAGAAGAACCCATCGCATTTGGCCCCACATCATTTCTTTCTGACTTTGGTGATGGTTGGAAACTCCAAACTGTAACCCTCACTGATCTTTCTTCAG AAGTGAGGAATGGAGAATTTCAACAGATGAGAATGCAGGCACCGGGGCta GTTGCAGGTGTCCCGGGTACTGCAAGGAGCGTATCCAATCCAATCACCTTtgtatatattgttaaaatcatgtttgcttttattttgatatttgttCTTGGTGCAATTTTTACTTTGTTTCTCGATAACCTTCCTGCATTCATACTTTTTCTCAAGTCAATCTAG
- the LOC108341224 gene encoding uncharacterized protein LOC108341224 isoform X1, which produces MANQSSPSPSPSPSPPRRRTPPPTPQQYVEVNCASSGMKRRFAMGTDAGFAVALINRKLKGKVVPASHIEAVKDGEEPIAFGPTSFLSDFGDGWKLQTVTLTDLSSEVRNGEFQQMRMQAPGLVAGVPGTARSVSNPITFVYIVKIMFAFILIFVLGAIFTLFLDNLPAFILFLKSI; this is translated from the exons ATGGCTAATCAGTCGTCACCGTCGCCGTCACCGTCGCCGTCACCCCCACGGCGGAGAACTCCTCCACCAACTCCT CAGCAGTACGTGGAGGTTAATTGCGCAAGTTCTGGGATGAAACGGCGGTTCGCGATGGGGACCGACGCGGGGTTTGCGGTGGCACTTATCAATCGGAAGTTGAAGGGAAAGGTGGTGCCTGCGTCGCACATAGAAGCAGTGAAGGATGGAGAAGAACCCATCGCATTTGGCCCCACATCATTTCTTTCTGACTTTGGTGATGGTTGGAAACTCCAAACTGTAACCCTCACTGATCTTTCTTCAG AAGTGAGGAATGGAGAATTTCAACAGATGAGAATGCAGGCACCGGGGCta GTTGCAGGTGTCCCGGGTACTGCAAGGAGCGTATCCAATCCAATCACCTTtgtatatattgttaaaatcatgtttgcttttattttgatatttgttCTTGGTGCAATTTTTACTTTGTTTCTCGATAACCTTCCTGCATTCATACTTTTTCTCAAGTCAATCTAG